The following is a genomic window from bacterium.
CAGAAGGGCGACTGCGAAAAATTGGTCCTATGACCTATATTTCCGTAAAGGCTCTAGCAAGCTTAGATGATGCTAGCCCTTGTCGGTACTGAATTGTCATCCGTGCTTGCTCCAGCCTCTAATAATCTCATGAGCCTGATCTCTTGCAACGCAATACTGATTTCGTGAATGTTGACGACACTGCTCTCGGAAGCTTTCTGTCGGGATTACAATCTCCTCAGTCTGCGCTGAAAAGACTTCTTGCGCGTACTCTCCGACCATCATTTTCATATAAAACTCACGCGCCGGGAGATTAACAAGATCGCTCTCCCAAACTCTTGGAGCCAGTTCTCTTGCAACCGCCCCTGCGTCTTCATTCCCCACCCGAAATGCGGCAAAATTTCCAATGTTTCCAAAAATAGTATTCCGAACACCTGCTGGCAGAAGAGCAAGACTTTGCGCAGTAAGGTTTAAGTTCAACCTGTATTTCCTGGACTCGCTCAGGATCTCCTCGAAGCTCGCCGTTGCAAATTCATTAAAGTCATCGACATAAAGATAGAAATCTGGTCGCATCTCATAAGGCATATCCGCTCGAGACATTGCAGCATAGTAAATACGTGCCATCACCATGGCACCCAAAAGCGAAGCATTATCATCCCCCAACAACTCATTAGAGATCTTCATAAGCAGAATCTTTCGCGAGTCCATGATCTGCCGAAAATTGAACTTATTGAATGGCTGTCCAAGTGAGTTTCGTATCATTTCTGCACTTACAAAATCGCTGATCATCCGCTGTACTGGCTCAATCGCTACCTCCTGCCAATCTTTTTGCCATCGAGGAAACTCATGTATCCAAAAATCACGAACCGTACGATCTCGAATATTGGGCAAAACTGATGACCGATACTTCTCATCTGCTAACATTCTCTGAATAGACAATACGGTAGTCCACTCTGTGCTGAGCAGAGCAAGTGTCGTATAGAGCAAGAGGTGCTCAATACGATCGTTCCACTGATCTTCAAATCGAATATGAAACATCTCTAGTAGACCAGTTGCTACTCGCATTCGAGATCCTTCTTGAACGATCTCGAAAGGATTAAGACTAGCGGGATAATCAATGTCACTCGGATCATAGAGCACAACATCATTGATTCGGTCTTTCGGAATGATATCCAGAATTTGATCTACTAACCCGCCCTCTGGATCGAGCACTCCCACGCCCATCCCGCTTCGCAAATCTTCCTCGATCAATAACCGCAACATTCCTGATTTTCCCGTTCCGCTCTTGCCTAAGATCAGCAGGTGTCGCTGCCGATCCTCTCGCTGTATTCCAAACGGAATCGTCTGGCTTCGATAAATTGTCCGCCCTACCCTACTAACGTCTACTCGGTCAGTACTCACTGGCAGGTCTCTCGGAGGGCTCGCATGTCTCGCGAGAATCATTCGAAAATTTAAGTTTCCCACACCTGGCAATTGCCACATACCGGGAATTTCACGGGTATACATGCACATAGCTGGTCTTTTTCCACGAGCAAGGCGTCTCTCACGGAGTGGCACAAATGCACGTTCACCAAACCTTACTCGGTGTAAGCCATATAAATTCCAATCGCCATGGTTTTGTAGTGCGTATCCTGCTGCGATATTTTTTATGGCCGAAACTATTTCCTGCTCAGCGGCCTTTTTTCGCTGCAGACTCTCCTCTCGCTCATCAACCACTAATATTCGAATATTTGCTGCAAGCCATTTTCCAACCGCTTTATCAAGAATCATCTCGAGTTGCTTCTCTCTCGTCTCCTTGTCACGAAACCAAAATTTCGGCCGAAAGATGTGTATCATGCGGTCAAAGACCCTTCGACACCACATTTGACTATGAAAAATCAGATTGGATGAAATCGGTTCTAGAACAACTTGCGTCATAATCTTGTAGTGTGCTGGCTGCTCTGCAATTGCTCTTAAAATCGGATCCATAGCACCACAAAGGGTGACTTTATAATTGTTGCTTGGATTAATATCGGAACGGAGATAAGACACATCACCCACCCCGATAAGGGCATTCTGAGACACGGAATCCAGTGGGTCGGGGACTTGTATAATATCAGCGGTTGGGTGATTTAAGTACATCATTCCAGCCATGGCTTCTGCATCTGCCGAGCGCGCGCCAAAGAGAAATGAGATTGTCTGATTTTCCTGATAGAGCTCGAGAGAAAAACGGCCAATCTTTGCTGCATGCCACCCTAATAATAACTCATGAAACTTATGCGATTGAGTCATTGACCACGTCGCATCATAAAGAATATCCGCCACTGAGGTGTCTTCATGTGCAAATCGATAGCAGTAGATGCCAAAATCTGGATCCATCACGATCCTCCCTCTAGGACGCTCGCGACTTGCCTGTCACTGCTTCTTTTTTGATTTTGCTGCTCAAAATCAGCAAGGATTTCTACTCGATCCTTGGAATACTGTCGTCTTGATTGCTCAATACATTCGGTCACAAAGTTTTCCTTTGGCATCGCGATATCGATAGTTCTGCCCGAAAAAGCATCTTGAGGCGCACCGTCAAGCATCATCCGAATGTAAAAGTTCCTTAAGTTCAAATTCATCAACCCAAGATGATCAAACGGTGGAGAAAATCGTGACTCAATAGCATGTGCATCCTCACTTCCAATTTGAAATGAGATGACGTTACCCACCTTAGACATCAAAACGTCTTTGACACCTTCTGGAAGCTGCTTGAGCATTTGGTGGGCAATCGTGTAGCTCACTCCTTGTTTTGCCGCATCAGTAAGAGATTTGGCAAAGCTATCAGTCGCGAAGTTCTGAAATTCATCAATATAAATATAGAAAGGCAACATGTTCCCATCTCGATGTGCTCGCGTTGCTGCCGCTAACCGTAACGAAGTAAGCAGAAGAGTGCCTAAAAGAACAGTATTCTGTCTTCCTAAGTTCTTCTTGGGAACTTTCATGAGTATAATTTTTCGCTCATCCATCATACGCACGAGATCAAACTTATTCTCCTGTTGAGCAAGAATGCAGCCAACGAGATTCGTAGATAATAAGCGAGACAAAATCTTCTTTACACGAAAAATATCCGCGTGTTCAAGCAGCTCGTCAATAAGCGCCTCTTGTTTCGACCAATATTCAAGGAGTGGCCCAGCTGGAAGCTGCTCCACGAATGCGTTTCGTATTGTCCGATCCCCTAACATTTCAAATAGAGAATAGAGTGTCGTCTTGGGAGTTTCCAACAACGTCAGGACACAATTCTGTAACAGACGCTCTGCAGCTTCAGACAGCGAGAGAGCCTCCACCTTCTTAAACATATCAACCAGCTCTCTTGCAACAAATTGTCGCTCTGAGGTGTAAACATTCTCAAATGGATTAAAACAGGGAGGAAATTGATAATCAGAAACATCAAAAATAGCTATATCTTTTATCCGATGCTCGGGAACAATCTGTAAGACGTCATCTACAAGATCCCCGTGACAATCCAGTAGTGCTAATCCGGATCCATG
Proteins encoded in this region:
- a CDS encoding DUF87 domain-containing protein, with the protein product MDPDFGIYCYRFAHEDTSVADILYDATWSMTQSHKFHELLLGWHAAKIGRFSLELYQENQTISFLFGARSADAEAMAGMMYLNHPTADIIQVPDPLDSVSQNALIGVGDVSYLRSDINPSNNYKVTLCGAMDPILRAIAEQPAHYKIMTQVVLEPISSNLIFHSQMWCRRVFDRMIHIFRPKFWFRDKETREKQLEMILDKAVGKWLAANIRILVVDEREESLQRKKAAEQEIVSAIKNIAAGYALQNHGDWNLYGLHRVRFGERAFVPLRERRLARGKRPAMCMYTREIPGMWQLPGVGNLNFRMILARHASPPRDLPVSTDRVDVSRVGRTIYRSQTIPFGIQREDRQRHLLILGKSGTGKSGMLRLLIEEDLRSGMGVGVLDPEGGLVDQILDIIPKDRINDVVLYDPSDIDYPASLNPFEIVQEGSRMRVATGLLEMFHIRFEDQWNDRIEHLLLYTTLALLSTEWTTVLSIQRMLADEKYRSSVLPNIRDRTVRDFWIHEFPRWQKDWQEVAIEPVQRMISDFVSAEMIRNSLGQPFNKFNFRQIMDSRKILLMKISNELLGDDNASLLGAMVMARIYYAAMSRADMPYEMRPDFYLYVDDFNEFATASFEEILSESRKYRLNLNLTAQSLALLPAGVRNTIFGNIGNFAAFRVGNEDAGAVARELAPRVWESDLVNLPAREFYMKMMVGEYAQEVFSAQTEEIVIPTESFREQCRQHSRNQYCVARDQAHEIIRGWSKHG
- a CDS encoding DUF87 domain-containing protein translates to MASNLKTCSIFLAREVISDGEGHWMAVGKVRKSSQMNETLAMLWEQLLGGFALEVYSHNQHIELCFTASEEQISAISSALYTMIPTASIVERDDFLNGVMEHDIVVTEEYGIVEPRYPILPFITYDDNQHDAAGPYLNILSVLPPGYKVIVQFVARSLPETSMQAMRYKWQAWSWLSSYPFRPLYWFKPGVAKKFKTKYPGKIISLMFQMSIRTSVVVSASHDISSEERKALESKAKACLNSVSTGLKFINYSDMGRLKVRSRKFGKEALSPVIKRQLLKPFLMTSQELATLWHPVFVDKHMNIAQVLASRGNPPAALFAGNRQLSEISLFGRTNFRQGQEIFGIRREDRKSHLHILGKSGAGKSKLIELLVQSDMQHGSGLALLDCHGDLVDDVLQIVPEHRIKDIAIFDVSDYQFPPCFNPFENVYTSERQFVARELVDMFKKVEALSLSEAAERLLQNCVLTLLETPKTTLYSLFEMLGDRTIRNAFVEQLPAGPLLEYWSKQEALIDELLEHADIFRVKKILSRLLSTNLVGCILAQQENKFDLVRMMDERKIILMKVPKKNLGRQNTVLLGTLLLTSLRLAAATRAHRDGNMLPFYIYIDEFQNFATDSFAKSLTDAAKQGVSYTIAHQMLKQLPEGVKDVLMSKVGNVISFQIGSEDAHAIESRFSPPFDHLGLMNLNLRNFYIRMMLDGAPQDAFSGRTIDIAMPKENFVTECIEQSRRQYSKDRVEILADFEQQNQKRSSDRQVASVLEGGS